From the Drosophila simulans strain w501 chromosome 2L, Prin_Dsim_3.1, whole genome shotgun sequence genome, the window GCCTTTGtgaaaaattgtgaaaatcaAAATGGCGTCATTGTTGTGTGCGTGGCAAGGCGCTGCCAACCTGCTTTAACAGAAAAACTGAGTAACTTTCACATTTTGTTTGTACCTAAAGTCAAACTTGGGTTGTAACCAAAACGAGGTAGAGAGACATTTGTGCTACAAACGTTCAGACAAACGCATGTTTTCGTATCAATACGTcgtaatatttcattttcggttttctgAGAGTGGACAGCCTTCAGGGCTGCATTGGCATATCGATTACCGATAGCCGCGAGCACACGTCCGCATTTCATCAGTGCCTGAAAAAGCGCAACGCGTAAAACACGTTTTCTGCAgctccaaaacaaaaacagaacacTCAAGCGGAGGGATTATTGGTTTACTGCGAGttgacaaaataaaataacagcatttattatattctggcgctgctgctggaatTTGTTTTATACTCGTTTTAAAAGTGAATTGTAGGGATATAGCAAAATTTTATTCTGCGAAATTTGTTCTCAGACTGGTGTTTTCTCCTATTTTAGATACTATTGCAGTCCTTGAAAAAGCGAATTCCTATGGAATTACGTAATCAGTGGAAATTTAGTATCTATTAAGACACCCATACCAACAAAAGCGAGTGTCGCTGCACACACGCACGATCCAACACACGCGCACACGTTGCGTATGGTCACACCTACAAGTGTGGAAGAGAGACGGCCATACGGAGTTCAGCGTTGCcagatacattttttgttttccacacaaacaaagaaaatggTGAGTTATTGGctcgaaaatgaaaaaaaaaagttgtgctttatttataagtgacttatttaatgtttttattcgACAGCCTCGCATAGTTCCACTGCAATTGCTGAGGTGCCTGCGGGTGCTTTTGGACAACAATGGTGGAATTTTAAGTGCAGTAGAGGTGAAACGCATTTCGGGGTAAGTTCACCACTTGTCACCAGCGACACCTATCGGCGTTTGCTAATATCAAGATTTTCGCCCACAGATTGATGGCCAAGTATTCAAAAAAACTCGTCTCgaaatgtgtgtatgtacaaATTCTGAAATCCACAAAGACGGAACTATTGGGGGACTTTATGGCGGTGGGCGGTTGGTCGCTGGTCTACACCTGGCTAAATGATGCCATCAGGGCGATGAACTGGCCGCTGGTGCAGGAGATCCTGGAACTACTGCTCCTTTCTCCCGTGGATGTCAATCGCCTCAAGATAAACTCAGCACCTATTCTGGTCAAGGGTCTGTGCAAGGATGGCGGCAATGAAGGTAAGTTTTCTTTGATTAGTATAACTCTAGTCGTAGTCCTTACTCCTGATTAGTCTTTTTGAGTCATGTTGTGGGCTGTCCTTAATGCTTTTAATTACCTAGGGATTACTAATTGGCTTTTCTCGACCCCGTTTTCCAGGTGTACGCATTCTAGCCAAGCGATTGGTAGAGCAGTGGCTGAAGATTGTGACGGAAAACACAAGCATGACGATCCAAGGTGCTGCCCCACAAATTGCAGCCACTACTGCCTCCCAGGTTCCTGCATCCGTTTCTGGACCTGGCTCCGCTTCAGTTCCGGACTCTGCCTCTTCTTCAGACAGCACTGATAGCGCCGGAGCACCTGTGACGTATACCATCACCTCGGCGGCCAACAGTAGCAATTCCAACAGCATTACCATTAAGTGGAAACCCTTGTTGGACAACCCAGATGGTGGCGACGAAAATGTTTCTGGCACAGCATCGAAGGACAACGAGGAGGAACACCTGGAAAAGGGCTCCTCCGCAACCCACTCATTAGCCGACGCTAGTCTGGGGAGAAAGTCCGGTTTAGATGATAGTAGCTCCGCGGCGGAGGTTAAGTCTGGGGAGGACGTGGATAATAAGAAGCATAAGAGCTCCAAGAGCGACAGAAGTAAACGGTCCGAGAAGGAGCGTGAGAAGGATAGAAAGAAGGAAAGTTCAACGAGTCATAGGTCGTCCTCATCTAGCCATAAGTCGTCCTcttcctcgtcgtcctcctcttcGAAGAGCAGTTCTTCCAAGagctcctcctcttcttcctCCTCTTCCCATCGCAGTTCTAGCGATAAATACCGCGATAAAGACAAGGCTCGCTCTAGTTCCGGTTCCTCCAGCTCGAGCAAGGACCGGGAGCGCAGCAGCGGTtcgtcttcttcttcctcgAATAAACACAAGTCCTCAAagtcctcctcgtcgtcgtcgtcgtcgagcAGCTCTGGTTCTAGTTCGTCCAAAGATCGCAAGTCGTCGTCGTCAACTtcgtcatcatcctcatcctcgaAGCAGGACAAGGACAACAAGCTAATGCCTCCGCCAGCTGTGGCAGCATCAAATGCTGCAGGTACATCTCCTACAGCTTTGGCAAAGGAGAGCGACGCACAGAAGCCCAGATCGATTCCTATCATGTCCCGCAAGGCCTCCATTTCGATAGAGATTCGCCGGGACACCGAAAAGACGGCCACTGTAAAGACGTACCAGTCCAAATTCAGATCGCATGGCCTGACGGAAGAGGCTCCGCCTCCCCCATCGCGCAAGGGCCTAAAGAAGCCCACATCGTCGGCGGTTCCCACTTCTCCCGCTCTAATGTCAGTGCCGTCTTCACTGAAACGACCATCGCCGCCGCCCAGGGATTTGTCCACCGACAAGAAGGCCAAGATCGACATCAACAACGTCGCGGGACATGTGGAGAGGCCCGGAGCCGCCAAGCTGATAGCGCCCAAAAAGAGTAAGCAACAGATGCCAGAATCACTATTAATGCTCTTCTCTATTTTTTCCACAGCCCAACAACTTTggtggcttttgcttttgttttcgatcGGAGTCGAATGTCGAACTCCGCCGTATTATTTGTTGATCTCCATTCCATTCTCAAGGTGTTTAATTTTGCTTGGGGCGGGTCTTAAATTGTATAGCAGAAGTGGGGTCTTTTAGTGTGGGTACCTTGCATTATAATGTATCAATCGTGGCGGTGTTATCCCCGGATCAAGTTTGAACTGCGAGCTGCCCGAGTGTGACCTCGATTCCGGATGACGGCGGATGAAGTTGAATCCCGAAATCCGGTCACTGCGCATGCGCTGAGACCGAACGAAAACGAAATCTGAGGCACAGACGATGCCGTCGTCGTTGTCGCCGCCTGATGTTAAGTATCCAAACCTCAAATCTTGAACGTATTTAGCTTAGCTTAGCTATAAGGTATGTAGATTCACTTGGCGAGCAGCCCACGTTAAagacttacaaataaaatacggTTTCCTCTAGAAAAATACGATTTTTCTATTGAATAAAAAACGCATTGAGCGCAAAAGAAactaaaacgaaaatattgaattaagCTGGCGGTTCTATAAGTTGGTAGGTGGTTCGATCACCGCCGTGGGCTTGAGTCCCAGCTGCTTCGCTTTGGCCTCGATTTAGCTGTCGTGCGTCACCGAGGGTCTCCACAATTGTTCGCCTCGCTAGAGCAGGCAACCCTAGTTTACCCACATCCTCTCCGTAGTGCGTCATCAGCGGATGCGTCACCTTGCCAGCAAGCTGCTCGGTGCGCGTAATCTGATCGCATTTGGGTTCCTTGGGTAGATTAGCGTTGAGGAAACCCAATGACACTTATCGCTGTGCTGACGGGTGTCTCACATAAATATTGAGCCCCACagcattaaattttaaagatgTTTAACTATTGTATATAACTGGTAGTCTTaacaatacaattttaataagtGTACTTCTCAAGTTTCAATTGCAATGAGAGATCAtaactattttaattatgatGATCAATAGCATACTTAAACACTCTTTTTCGGgcaaaaaataagttaaataacaaaaggtctaataattacattttgccATAAATGTTGATTAACATATGACATTTATGTATGAAATTAACATATATACCTAATAAAGTCATGCAAGTCAACACTTTTAAAGCACTTTTGGGGAAAATTGATGAATTGTTTAGTAGTTCTAGGTTTTGGTATATACTCGGTGCTTATTTCAGTAGGGACCCCTATTTCATGAATTATCGAAATTAAACAATCTGAAACGCAACAAGTGTGTGTCCAGACCAGATTGGTTATTTCCATAACTTTTTTACTTCTACCAATTtccagcaaaagcaaaacccaCCAAAGCCAATGGGCCATTCAACGAAGGCCACTTAATCAATTTCTTAACCAAACCAATTACTGGAGCGATTACTTACTTTACCCTCATTTTTCCAGTTCAAACCCTGGTGGAGACCAACCTGTTCTCGGACGCCCTGGCCGCCTCCATCGAACCCAAGAAGGTGGTGAAGCGCAAGCGGACGTCTGCAACATCGCCCACGGACAAGGACGCGCCACTGGCGCCGCTCAAGTTCTACCAGGATACTCTGGACGAGTCGAAGAGCGAGGAGAAGTCGGACGACAGCAGCAAGGAAAACGATGATGCGCGCTCCGGGTCACCCGGCAAGGACACGGATGCCGATGACGACGACATTCCCCTTAAGAGGGTCAAGGAGGACATCGAGCAGAAGGTGCAAAAGGCGAAGGCTGCGGCAGGAGGAGAAGGCGGAGAAGCGGGTAACACCTCTGACAGCGCTGAAGATCTTCCCGAGGAGCCCAAGAAGCCTGGGCCTGGCTGTGGACCCGATGGACCACCGGGAGTGCTCACGCTGCACCGCCGCAAGGGCCCGAAAAAGAAGCTAACCTGGCAGTCAGAGGATAAGCTCACCCAGGTACGATACTTCGAGGTCGACCGCTCGGAGCGAGTGAATGTGATGAAGCAGACCTTCCTGGAAATGAAGAACATGGAGCGATTCAGCGAGCGGGACGCGCTGACCATTGCTCGGCGCGGATTCGACGACACCATGGAGCCGCAAATGGAGTGGCGGCCCCTACTCGAAGTCGATAACGTGCCCGACCACCCGAACGGAAACCTCTCCAAGCAGCGCCAGGTGCAGATGGACAGGGAGGCCACCACTCTAAGAGCCCTGTACTTCTCGCCCGACATGATTCCCGACAGTCCTGCGGAGGCGGAACTGGAGCCGCACTTTGCTCATGACATTCCCGTGATACCCATGGATGACTTGACGGGGAATCCGGATGCTGTCAACGACTACAGTGCCTTGGCGTGGCCGGAGCCCAAGAAATACGCGCCTAGCTCGGGAGTCGGAGCAAATATCAGCGGATCGGACATGGGCTTCAATGACAATGTGTTGACCGGACTGGGAGCTGGACCGAACCTAATGCAAAACCCATTCGATCCGTTCATGGGAGGCATGCCTGCTCCCACGGGAATGCCACCCGGACCAAACATGATGCCAAATCAAGTGCCCAACGGAGCACCGCAAATCTGGCAGAACCAAATGGGTCCGGGAGGTGGGCCGCCCGGTGTACCGCCCGGTGTACCGCCCATGATGAACGGACCCGGTGGCCCCGGAATGGATATGAACAATATGAACATGAACAACATGCCACCGCAGAACTTTATGGGCAATCAGTTTGGAAGTCCAGTGCCCCCATTCGGAAACGGCCCACCACCTGGATTCAATCAGTACCCGCCCATGATGATGAATGGCCCAGGGCCGGGACCGGTAATGGGACCCAATGGTCCAGTGATGGGACCCAACGGGCCCATGATGAACGGCCCACCCAATGGACCCATGATGAACGGGCCGCCCAATGGAATGGGACCAGGACTAATGATGGGCGGAcccaggaacaacaacaacaggaacaaGAACAACGGCGGCGGCATCTGGCGCAGCGGGGGCAACAACTTCCAGGAGAACTCCGGCGGCAACTGGCGCTCAGCAGGATCTGGCCCCAAtcgaggaggcggaggaggcaATGGCAACACCGGCGTCTGCAAGCAGTTCATGCGAGGACACTGCAACATGGGCAAGAACTGCAAGTACGTGCATCCGCAGAAGAAGCGCTTGTAGGACCTACCCGAATCTTCTGCGGAAGATTCAGCTGCATAGATCTCAGACGCGCACGGAGGCCGTGATTTCCGAAATCGAGTCCCCACATGAAGACTGTATCCAGGTTAGCTGCCGCTAGTTAATCtaagtgtatatatgtattcgGTATATTTTTGTGTAGACGCAGTCTATCCCTAAGTTTTTAGCCTAAGATCTGGGTTCAATCCCCTGCCCCGCtaactttattattatacagATTACCATAaggttaaatatttataagttcAAATTTACACAATTAAATACAAAGTCATATGATGCAAAGCCAATGCAGTTGATTTCTTTAGGGATTAGAATTAAAAACCATACTTTTGATTTTCATTAGGCATGCCCAGTAGGTATATTCACAAGATGTTTGCTGCCGGGTGCTGAAATCGATGTCTTCAGGGGGTATGCCATCATCATGCGGTGCTTGCACTTAACCTGGAACTTTTGTGGCTTCCGTTTCCAGGCCCGCGACCCAGAATTCACTTTCTACTCGTATAGTTTCCACAGTCCAGTCTTCGTTTCAGTTACGTGTATTTCATCAGCGCGTTCGGTCCGCAAAATCATGAAGTCATTGCTGAATCGGATAATCCTGTGCAGCGCCTTTCTGGCCGTGGCCAGTGGTCTGAGCTTCACGGTGACGTCGCGGATCTACATGGATGTGAAGCACAACAAGAAGCCGGTGGGCAGGATCACGTTTGGACTCTTCGGGAAGCTGGCACCCAAGACGGTGGCCAACTTCCGGCACATTTGCTTGCGCGGCATCAACGGGACCAGCTACGTGGGCTCGCGATTCCATCGCGTGGTGGACCGCTTCCTCGTCCAAGGCGGCGACATCCTGAACGGCGACGGAACTGGCTCCATTAGCATCTATGGAGACTACTTTCCGGACGAGGACAAGGCTCTGGCGGTGGAGCACAACAGACCCGGTTACTTGGGCATGGCCAATCGGGGTCCGGACACCAATGGCTGCCAGTTTTATGTGACCACCGTGGGCGCCAAGTGGCTGGACGGAAAGCACACCGTATTCGGCAAGGTGCTGGAGGGAATGGACACCATCTATGCCATTGAGGATGTGAGTATTCGAAACAAACTGGTTAGATTCAAGCAAACCGGGACCACAATGGTGGCTAAAACGCTTAACCACACAGAAATGAAACAAACTTTTTCTGACCCATTTTCCGTTCCAGGTAAAAACCGATACGGATGACTTCCCTGTGGAACCCGTGGTGATCTCCAACTGCGGCGAGATCCCCACGGAGCAGTTCGAGTTCTACCCGGACGACTTCAACATACTCGGATGGATCAAGGCGGCTGGTCTGCCCGTGACCAGCTCCTTCTGCGTTCTGCTCATCTTCCACTACTTCTTCCGCCAGCTCAACATGTACTGCTGAGGACTTTAGAGTATAAGCTTTATTACTGCACATAAGACTAAGAAGCCCCCCCCCATCCACTCCGAATGAAACCCACAATAAATGCATACAAAACTGGAGGACTTCGCTAGGACACGAGCACGGCCTTCAGTAGGATGGGAAGAGTCGGTCCCATGTGCAACTGTGGGATACGTCTCAGCATTAAAGGATTAGCTCAGCTTATGTCAGAGTAACTCACATCGATGAAGAGGTAGTCCTCCACGTGCTGGTCCTTCTTGTAGAACCGCGACTCCGGCTTAAAGAGCCCAACCATGGTCACGTCCACTCCGGAATAGTTGGACAAGCAGCCCGAGAAGATCTTGGCCAGCGTGAAGTGGTGCTTGTGGTCTGGATAAACAGACCGGTTCAGGCTGTTGTAGTACTCCTCGATTAGGCGTCGGTCCTTGGGCGCCAGATCCCGCTGGTGCTGGACCATTGTGTCCAGGTCAAAGGAGTGGGCGTGCTTCACCTTGGGATCCTGCTCAGCGTCCATCAGTCGCTCCATCATATTTCTGTACTTCTTCTTGAAATACTCCAGTGCCGTGCACTTCTCAGCCCAGAAGGAGAACTTTTTGTCGGAGCTAGGggatattgttattattcgAGTTTCttctaaattaaaatgcatcaGATTATACCACTTACTGCTTGGCATCCGTGACGTTGAAGTCCACGTATAAGCCCGGAATCCTGACGGCCGTGCGTGCTGCTGCAATGAGTTTGCCGGGTCCGAAGAAGTGCAGCTTGAGCTGGAAGCGCCGCACGGAGTTCCTGGCCATGGAACCCAGGTCAAGGACGTAGCCGTGCTGCTCGCACGGAATGGGTTGGACGGTGAAGTGCTTCACCATCGCCGACTGTTTGACTCCCGGCGAGTTGTGCATCTTTTGGTAGGTTTGATGGACCTGCTGGTGCAGCTTGTACAACTCCTGCTGTGTGCGGAGTCGCTTTAGGTAACGCTCCGCCAGGATCAGTTGCCTCAGGACGGTGGCATGGGGCAGCTCCTGGTTGTTGTTCACCATCACGTAGGTGTGGACCATGCGGAACAGTTGAAAGTCGTGCGCTTCCTTCCGCTCGGAGGACATTTCGGACTCGCTGGCGGAGAGCAAAGAGAAATCCTCGGTGATGGATGGTTTTTCCTCCACTTGGTTCTCCTCCTCGCCTCCTGCGCCTTTCGGTTCTTCATCGACCTCCGTGATGGAGCGAAAGATCTCGTAGTGGTAAATCTTCTGCAGCAACCGgtactcctcctccacctccaaGGGATCCATAGGCGCAGAGGGCAGTGGAGAGGCCACTTCCAGCATGGGCAACACGCCTTGGCCCCTCAGGTGGAAGTAGCTGGAGTCGCTGTTGTTGATCATCGCTCCGAAGGAATGGCGGAAGCTCTCGCTGAAACCGAGGATGCCCTTCACACGTATCTGACTCGCTCCAAGTGGCTCCAGCTGCATAATATCGCTGGTCACCAGCTTGCAGAAGCCGTCCACCAGACGCTTCTCGTGGGCCTGCTCCTTGCCCGGGGACTTCACCTCGACGATAACCAACTGGAGCGGATACCTGCTCAAGTTGTTGACTCGCAGCGTGGTATCGAAAGTCTCGTACCAGGGCTAGTATATAGATTTATGTAGTGACATATTATCTAAAGGGTTCCAATAGTTAATATACCCACCTTAATGCCCATGTAGACGCTCTCCTTGTGGAACTTTATCTTCTGCGGAAGATTTACCAGCGTTACGGTGAATCGCTGAGTACGTCCGCCCAGAATGACCAACTCGAAGACGGCCCGCATCTCGTGGTTCCGCCGGATGTGCGGCAGATGGAGCTTGCACTCCATGTCCATGTGCTCGACGACGCCTCTCTTCTCGTAGAAATAGATGAAGCGACTGGAGAAGCAGTACTCCGAGGATGGCTCCGACCACTGATCACTGGAGTCGATGTGCAAGCGATCAAGAATGTCCGAGATGGTTTCCCGCACCACACTTGTCGAGCTCTGATCGCGGTCCTCCAGGTCGTCGGGGGGATCCTTTGGCGGGAATAGCAATGGCTTGTGCCTCAAGTCCATATCGTTGATGATGTCGCCCAGGAGATCCAGAATAAAATCGCCTTCCTCCTCAAATCGGCGAAACTGGCAGCGACACTCCTGGTATCTCTTTGTCATATTTGGCTGGTCCTCGCAGCTGAAGTCGTACTCCAGCATCCGCAGAATCTCGGAGAGAATTTCGCCAGCAATGCCATCCGGGTCGTCCTCGTCGCCTATGTACACCTCGGTGGTCTCCATCCTCTTCCACTTGAATTCGGCTGGCATACAGCCCTGGTTGACCAGATTAATGATGCTGTCGTAGGCCACGCCGCGATCGAAGAGGACGAGATCAGGTTGCAGGATCACCACATCCGGCACCATTATGGCCAGCCGGAGGGGAAGGGACTTGAGCTGCTTTCCCAGCGCCATAACCCCGATCCTTCCTTCGATTTGGCGGCAGTATTGGTTCTTCAGGCCGCCTCTGTTGAGAATCACAAAGATCTCTTTTCGCTCCAAGTCATTCATGCTAATCCTAATCTCTTTTTCGTAGGTGTCTTCGTAGAACTCCTTTATTCTGAAAGGACCGGCCACCTGGAGCGTAACCTCAGCGATAGGCAACGAACAGGGATTAAACAGTACTGGCGTTTCCACATAGGATCGTTCCTTCAGTGGCTCACAGCGCTTGTAGTTAAAGTTCAGCTTGggttataaataataataaattaaaccaTATAGCAATCCCAATCAAATGCTAACCTGCTTTGGGATCCAATGCAGTTGACAGTCCACAAAGTCGGCGGAAGTCCTTATCCTTATGATGTGCTTGCGTTGCGGGTACTTTTGGTCGATGACCTGCAGCAGGAAGTCGCCGGTGGCGTGGCCCTCCACGTACGAGCTGGCCAGGATGTCCAGCTGACTCTCGCAACTGGGCGACAAGTAGATGTTCTTCGGTTCCATGTCGAATCGGGATGTTAGGGCGTTGGTGGCACAGCCCGATGTGACATTGGCCTCCGGTCCGTAGGAATTTAGCCGTATGATCAGGACGCGGTAAGCGCGACCACCCTTGTTGATCACTCGTACTGGAAAGCGGTGGTGGTAAATGCTCTCCTGGAACTGCTCCTTGGTGTCGGTGTACAGCAATCCAGCATCGAATCCATTGCGGATATCGGGCTCAAAGTAGAGGGGCACGCCCTCCACCAGAAACGTGATGGGCAGCATCATCACATTGTCGAACTGAAGGTCGATGTACAGAGTGTTCTGGTACAAGTCGGGATCGGTGAACACCGACACCAGGGTGGTGTACATGCTCTGTCCCGTGGACGCCAGGGCTCCTCCCCTCGACGTCAGATACTGGAATTCTATGTCTTTCTAACAGCGAAATTGGAAGGGAAGTCAGTTGTGGAGTAAATACATCCAAGTACCCTTACCAGCCGCATGCTGAGCTTCGTGAGCGTGGGCGTGTAGTTGTCGATATAGAAGTGCACCACGCTTTTCTCGTAGACCTGCAGGCGCTGGTGCACGTACATCGGAGTAATCCGAATCTCGGAGGGCAAAACGTTGGCGAACAGGTGGAAGGCGTAGGGTCGTTTGGCGCCCACGATACTGACCAGACCCGATAGCCTGGTGCTGCCCAACGAGCGGAAGGTGACCGCGCACTTGGCAGTGACTTCCGATCCGCCGTCGATGAAGAACTTCCAAATGCCGTCGCGAAAGGTCATGTCGTTGGGCTGTGGAGGAAAAGGTGTAGTTAGTCAGCTGTTTACAGGAGCACTTTCCATTCGGGGTTATCCATGACTTACAACCAcgtcaaagtgaagaaaggCCCCTATGGTAGATCGGTTGGCAAAGTTCATCTCAAAGTCGTAGTCCTCGCCAGCGTAAATGACTCGGTTGGAGAGGTCAACCATGTTGGACCAAACTATATCGGGCACAACGCAGTTGTACTCAAACCAGAGCTTCGAGCAGAGGAACTCCGACTTGATCATAGTCTTCATAATGGGGTGATCATCGCTGGATTCCAAGGAAGGGTTGGCGACGACGGGACAAATCCGCACGGACAGCGATCGGTGGAAGTAGCCAACCTTGTTGGGCACCAATAGGATGGTGATGCTGCGCCCGGTGTTTGGACGCAGGTAGATTATCTCATTGTCACAGAACACTTCACGTGGATCGCTGGGGAGGGCGTTCCAGTCCATGAATATGTAGTTGTTGTGCTTGGTGAACACGGAGAAGTACTTGGAGCTCAGCAGACCCATCAGCGCCTCTTGGATCACTCGGCGATCGGTCTCCGACTTTTCGAAGATCTTCTGCTTCTTCAGGCTGGTCAGCAGATGGGCGGCCATTTGCGGAATGGGTTCTATGTGGAAAGTATGT encodes:
- the LOC6730510 gene encoding serine/threonine-protein phosphatase 1 regulatory subunit 10; amino-acid sequence: MVTPTSVEERRPYGVQRCQIHFLFSTQTKKMPRIVPLQLLRCLRVLLDNNGGILSAVEVKRISGLMAKYSKKLVSKCVYVQILKSTKTELLGDFMAVGGWSLVYTWLNDAIRAMNWPLVQEILELLLLSPVDVNRLKINSAPILVKGLCKDGGNEGVRILAKRLVEQWLKIVTENTSMTIQGAAPQIAATTASQVPASVSGPGSASVPDSASSSDSTDSAGAPVTYTITSAANSSNSNSITIKWKPLLDNPDGGDENVSGTASKDNEEEHLEKGSSATHSLADASLGRKSGLDDSSSAAEVKSGEDVDNKKHKSSKSDRSKRSEKEREKDRKKESSTSHRSSSSSHKSSSSSSSSSSKSSSSKSSSSSSSSSHRSSSDKYRDKDKARSSSGSSSSSKDRERSSGSSSSSSNKHKSSKSSSSSSSSSSSGSSSSKDRKSSSSTSSSSSSSKQDKDNKLMPPPAVAASNAAGTSPTALAKESDAQKPRSIPIMSRKASISIEIRRDTEKTATVKTYQSKFRSHGLTEEAPPPPSRKGLKKPTSSAVPTSPALMSVPSSLKRPSPPPRDLSTDKKAKIDINNVAGHVERPGAAKLIAPKKIQTLVETNLFSDALAASIEPKKVVKRKRTSATSPTDKDAPLAPLKFYQDTLDESKSEEKSDDSSKENDDARSGSPGKDTDADDDDIPLKRVKEDIEQKVQKAKAAAGGEGGEAGNTSDSAEDLPEEPKKPGPGCGPDGPPGVLTLHRRKGPKKKLTWQSEDKLTQVRYFEVDRSERVNVMKQTFLEMKNMERFSERDALTIARRGFDDTMEPQMEWRPLLEVDNVPDHPNGNLSKQRQVQMDREATTLRALYFSPDMIPDSPAEAELEPHFAHDIPVIPMDDLTGNPDAVNDYSALAWPEPKKYAPSSGVGANISGSDMGFNDNVLTGLGAGPNLMQNPFDPFMGGMPAPTGMPPGPNMMPNQVPNGAPQIWQNQMGPGGGPPGVPPGVPPMMNGPGGPGMDMNNMNMNNMPPQNFMGNQFGSPVPPFGNGPPPGFNQYPPMMMNGPGPGPVMGPNGPVMGPNGPMMNGPPNGPMMNGPPNGMGPGLMMGGPRNNNNRNKNNGGGIWRSGGNNFQENSGGNWRSAGSGPNRGGGGGNGNTGVCKQFMRGHCNMGKNCKYVHPQKKRL
- the LOC6739191 gene encoding peptidyl-prolyl cis-trans isomerase, rhodopsin-specific isozyme yields the protein MKSLLNRIILCSAFLAVASGLSFTVTSRIYMDVKHNKKPVGRITFGLFGKLAPKTVANFRHICLRGINGTSYVGSRFHRVVDRFLVQGGDILNGDGTGSISIYGDYFPDEDKALAVEHNRPGYLGMANRGPDTNGCQFYVTTVGAKWLDGKHTVFGKVLEGMDTIYAIEDVKTDTDDFPVEPVVISNCGEIPTEQFEFYPDDFNILGWIKAAGLPVTSSFCVLLIFHYFFRQLNMYC
- the LOC27208148 gene encoding uncharacterized protein LOC27208148, translated to MSDSESNPAQEPARPAPNAGKPAKERQAKPPVRYSKAKRQFQCCVAKEYYSEYSNMVDTLHITPRMMIHNKCFRVNSTYGLTLNIKNTGLFPRLVNVTTDSPEDTSVSIPELDLHRYLNTDESLEVKIWIRASSKRDINRRRHILVECFHPNIIFQVPIVVLDKLESPSISDTITFPNCVPGNKTHYEMIIYNPTKDLVRVRYRNTNRGLQISNNKDILPPKDYGKLLLVIQPKKLNVYRGFFNIKFGVLPPKPVMFFFTPKSMGVHLSIGSVVFGMTKFSREDVRTVTVCNETPHEVFVAGKFYSEPLGVSDSQDMEGTLSNKLIDDAVSMHSVLLYDFEENTSIQNVQIDADAAKHFDFDLPARIGSASSAEIRLIFRPSYNPENPFSDDVEPPYFQRSRATFCFTDAQECIESHNVILSGSIGGVDMEFHPKTIDFRKIYLGEEHCAQIKVLNVDDVPAKVVYTDCSDPDGSGIRITPAEGFFLEPCTRGIFNLSFYTLLPSRFTNTLRFKVQNGAHYKISLKGAGQPVQLRTFPQLVEFGSIPIAVPQKRYMLLMNPLAVPITLQVKATEDGEETPLVLNIRSATDMLPVTVRDPIRHLQQVHEDLQSQQLEEHKEIHLTITEPELLSVNSVKSTDSVYSSEFEEEVMEPIPQMAAHLLTSLKKQKIFEKSETDRRVIQEALMGLLSSKYFSVFTKHNNYIFMDWNALPSDPREVFCDNEIIYLRPNTGRSITILLVPNKVGYFHRSLSVRICPVVANPSLESSDDHPIMKTMIKSEFLCSKLWFEYNCVVPDIVWSNMVDLSNRVIYAGEDYDFEMNFANRSTIGAFLHFDVVPNDMTFRDGIWKFFIDGGSEVTAKCAVTFRSLGSTRLSGLVSIVGAKRPYAFHLFANVLPSEIRITPMYVHQRLQVYEKSVVHFYIDNYTPTLTKLSMRLKDIEFQYLTSRGGALASTGQSMYTTLVSVFTDPDLYQNTLYIDLQFDNVMMLPITFLVEGVPLYFEPDIRNGFDAGLLYTDTKEQFQESIYHHRFPVRVINKGGRAYRVLIIRLNSYGPEANVTSGCATNALTSRFDMEPKNIYLSPSCESQLDILASSYVEGHATGDFLLQVIDQKYPQRKHIIRIRTSADFVDCQLHWIPKQLNFNYKRCEPLKERSYVETPVLFNPCSLPIAEVTLQVAGPFRIKEFYEDTYEKEIRISMNDLERKEIFVILNRGGLKNQYCRQIEGRIGVMALGKQLKSLPLRLAIMVPDVVILQPDLVLFDRGVAYDSIINLVNQGCMPAEFKWKRMETTEVYIGDEDDPDGIAGEILSEILRMLEYDFSCEDQPNMTKRYQECRCQFRRFEEEGDFILDLLGDIINDMDLRHKPLLFPPKDPPDDLEDRDQSSTSVVRETISDILDRLHIDSSDQWSEPSSEYCFSSRFIYFYEKRGVVEHMDMECKLHLPHIRRNHEMRAVFELVILGGRTQRFTVTLVNLPQKIKFHKESVYMGIKPWYETFDTTLRVNNLSRYPLQLVIVEVKSPGKEQAHEKRLVDGFCKLVTSDIMQLEPLGASQIRVKGILGFSESFRHSFGAMINNSDSSYFHLRGQGVLPMLEVASPLPSAPMDPLEVEEEYRLLQKIYHYEIFRSITEVDEEPKGAGGEEENQVEEKPSITEDFSLLSASESEMSSERKEAHDFQLFRMVHTYVMVNNNQELPHATVLRQLILAERYLKRLRTQQELYKLHQQVHQTYQKMHNSPGVKQSAMVKHFTVQPIPCEQHGYVLDLGSMARNSVRRFQLKLHFFGPGKLIAAARTAVRIPGLYVDFNVTDAKHSDKKFSFWAEKCTALEYFKKKYRNMMERLMDAEQDPKVKHAHSFDLDTMVQHQRDLAPKDRRLIEEYYNSLNRSVYPDHKHHFTLAKIFSGCLSNYSGVDVTMVGLFKPESRFYKKDQHVEDYLFIDLHMGPTLPILLKAVLVS